The sequence CATTGCAAGCCTAATCAGATTGGCTAGGTTTTGAGATAATGGGATGTAACCTGGGTCTGTCCTGCCACTCTTTAATTCTTCAAGCCAAGACTCAGCTGGTGTGTTCTTGACAAGAAAGGGCAAGTCTGGTGCGATTGCAAGTATTTTGAACCCTCTGTCAAGTAAAGGCTTCAGGATTCTGTACCCTCTTGCTGAGTCCATGGAGTTTGATATGATCATCAAGCATCCTTGAGGGTGGGATTTGAAGAGGGTGTCCATGGTCAAGAAATCTCTTTCCCCAAATGACTTTGCTGGTGAAAGCCATACCATGTAGAATTGAAGGCTGCATCCATTGTTGAGGAACTCGAGCACTCGACCATGGAACTGCTGTGACAAGTTGTTTGACTTGAGTATCTCTAGCTCTGGCAGTTTTCGTCGGAACCACACAAGTCTTTCCTCTCTTGTGACATTTTCTGGAGGAACCAGAGGATCACGAATTTCATCTTCAAGTTCCTCAATCTTTGCTTGAATTGAAAGCTGTGGCTTGCTCTGATCAGTTATGAAGGTTGACTCAATTTGCTCTTGAGGCACCTGAGTCTGGTCATGATTATGGTCAAGAACTTCATGATTTCTCAAGTCAATTGTTTGCATGGGAAGGTTGGAGACAAAGATGTCTGCatagatgatgaagaagatgacagCAAATGAGATGGTGGAGAAGAGGGAGGATTTCGTGGTGCGGCTAAAGTGGCTGTGATCCAACACTTTGTGAGACATTCTTTTGACTGTCATGAGTGTAGAATTGGGAGAGGATTCTTTTGGAGAAGGCATTGATCTTGATGAGGAGCCATGGTGATAAAGCCAAGTGGTATTTATAAGTTTCTATTTAGCGTATGACTTAAAGCAATGGTGTGGACGAGCTTGAAATGATTTAAACATGGCTCTGATTTGAATCATCTTTGCAAGAATTAGACGTGAATGTATGTGGCAAGTATTGCAATTATGAGGACTAAATATTTAGCAAATGTTATGAGTGTTTTTGATTGCTTTAATGTTCAAAACAATCTTAATGGATCGAGCTTTCATGTCCAT comes from Prunus dulcis chromosome 6, ALMONDv2, whole genome shotgun sequence and encodes:
- the LOC117630533 gene encoding lactosylceramide 4-alpha-galactosyltransferase-like yields the protein MTVKRMSHKVLDHSHFSRTTKSSLFSTISFAVIFFIIYADIFVSNLPMQTIDLRNHEVLDHNHDQTQVPQEQIESTFITDQSKPQLSIQAKIEELEDEIRDPLVPPENVTREERLVWFRRKLPELEILKSNNLSQQFHGRVLEFLNNGCSLQFYMVWLSPAKSFGERDFLTMDTLFKSHPQGCLMIISNSMDSARGYRILKPLLDRGFKILAIAPDLPFLVKNTPAESWLEELKSGRTDPGYIPLSQNLANLIRLAMLYKYGGIYLDTDLIILKDLSGLRNAIGAQSLDSESKIWNRLNGAVMIFDINHPILLEFLEEFATTFNGNKWGHNGPYLVSRVIARLEGSGRSLDYNLTILPPEAFYPLDWIRIHRIFRKPERESESRAVEMTLNELNARETYVVHLWNKRSRQLAIGEGSVMARLISEHCVICQDLYVS